Proteins from one Syngnathus scovelli strain Florida chromosome 9, RoL_Ssco_1.2, whole genome shotgun sequence genomic window:
- the spaca6 gene encoding sperm acrosome membrane-associated protein 6, producing the protein MYALALCFLFLRVLCDYHEPVAGCSQCLVELTLKSTVCRKAKAVDVCFNKFDVFNSDEVVQASKVAKTHVEELKVLLKTKLDDLVQKTTHHDPQFLTKLQKVVDDFIAEASKLPRGQCTPPCGFQDGMFNCILCRLEPCGLPLDCPVNNKSVEEGKPIQLLCDAPFKLPPSTENVWRFADFVKTQEMEMFEDVVEGNDNLFAISSATKDHQGTYQCEIIANKASVVRIYYFLTVISQNVKGHSELEKIFELSLLPEENLHAESPPPSQQLPSIVLISFCFTSLLLLFSLTLGAIILWNSSGIEHTTQKEPL; encoded by the exons ATGTACGCATTGGCTTTGTGCTTTTTGTTTCTACGTGTGTTGTGTGACTATCACGAGCCGGTCGCGGGCTGCAGCCAATGCTTAGTAGAACTGACATTGAAATCTACCGTGTGTAGAAAAGCGAAAGCCGTGGATGTTTGCTTCAATAAATTTGATGTGTTTAACAGTGACGAAGTTGTCCAAGCCAGCAAAGTCG CAAAAACCCACGTGGAAGAACTGAAGGTGTTGTTGAAGACAAAGCTGGACGACCTGGTTCAGAAGACAACACACCATG ACCCGCAATTTCTAACAAAGCTGCAGAAAGTAGTAGACGATTTCATCGCTGAAGCCTCCAAACTGCCTCGAG GCCAATGCACCCCCCCATGTG GGTTCCAGGATGGCATGTTCAACTGTATTTTATGCAGGCTCGAACCCTGCGGTCTTCCTCTTGACTGTCcag TAAATAACAAAAGTGTGGAAGAGGGCAAGCCAATCCAACTGTTGTGCGACGCACCGTTTAAATTACCCCCAAGTACTGAGAACGTCTGGAGGTTTGCAGATTTT GTGAAGACTCAGGAGATGGAGATGTTTGAAGATGTGGTAGAAGGAAATGACAATTTATTCGCCATCTCATCGGCTACAAAGGACCATCAGGGCACCTACCAGTGTGAGATCATCGCCAATAAAGCATCAGTTGTCAGGATTTACTACTTTCTCACAG TGATTTCCCAAAATGTGAAGGGCCATTCCGAGCTGGAGAAGATATTTGAGCTGTCTCTGCTGCCTGAAGAGAATTTACACGCTGAGTCACCTCCCCCCTCTCAGCAACTCCCATCAATTGTGCTAATCAGCTTCTGCTTTACATCTTTGCTGCTCCTCTTCAGTCTCACCTTGGG GGCTATCATATTGTGGAACTCAAGTGGCATTGAACACACCACACAAAAAGAACCACTGTGA